The genomic region CATGGATTTCGGCATCCATCTCGAAGGTCGCGGCTATCGGCTTGAAGCCCTCGACCAGCGCCTCCTGTGCGATGCCCTCCTCGGACATGAAGCTGACGCGCATGAAGAACTTGCCGGTATCGAGATCGTCGAATTGCGACGAATCGACGATGTTGCAACCCTGGGCCGCCAGATAGGTTGAAATGGCCGCAACGATTCCGCGCGTCGATTGGCAGGATACCGTCAGCACGTAGCTCTTCATGTCTGTTCCCTCATTCGCAGGTTTTGGACCTGCATAAATCAAAGCATGGGCGCCGGATAGCCGGATGCGCAGCGCAATCCGCAAAGCCAGGGGCTACAGGCGCGTAGATCGCCTTGCAAGCCCGCAGCCCATTCGCTTGCAGATTACGGCAGGCAAGCGAAAATCCCGTTCCCATTGCGTCGTCGGAACGCGTATCCCCGCCGTTGGCAGGGAAGTGCTTGCGCGGGATTTCCAAATGCCGCCATCCTAGATGTCCAGCGTCGTATCGCGCTCCCACTGGGTGAAATGCGAGGCATAGGTGTTCCATTCCTGGTGCTTGAGCTTGACGAATGCGGCGGAGAATTCGAGGCCCATCGCCTGCTTTAGTCCCTCGTCCTTGTCGTATTCACGCAAGGCGTCGAGAAGGTTCAGCGGCAGACGCGGCGCGTCCTTCACGAGATGGCCTTCGGCATACATGTCGATGTTGTAGTGCCTGCCGGGATCGGCATTGGTGTTCAGCCCGTCGAGGCCGGCAGCGATGATTACCGCCTGCAGCAGGTACGGATTGACCGCGCCATCGGGCAGCCGCAGCTCGAAGCGGCCCGGCCCGGGTACGCGCACCATGTGGGTGCGGTTGTTGCCGGTCCATGTCACCGTGTTCGGCGACCAAGTGGCGCCGGAGGTCGTGCGCGGCGCATTGATGCGCTTGTAGGAATTCACGGTCGGATTGGTGATCGCCGCCAGCGCCGAGGCATGCTTCATGATACCGCCGAGAAACTGGCGGCCCTCGGCCGATAGCCCGAAATCCATGCTTTTGTCGGCAAAGACGTTGGTCTTGCCGTCGGTATCCCAGACCGAGATGTGGCAATGGCAGCCGTTGCCGGTCAGGCCCTTGAAGGGCTTGGGCATGAACGTGGCGCGCAGCCCGTGCTTTTCGGCAACGGACTTGACCATGAACTTGAAGAAGGAATGCTTGTCTGCGGTGATGAGAGCGTCGTCGAACTCCCAGTTCATCTCGAACTGGCCGTTTGCATCCTCGTGGTCGTTCTGGTACGGGCGCCAGCCGAGCTCCAGCATGTAGTCGCAGATCTCGGTGATGACGTCATAGCGGCGCATGACCGCCTGCTGGTCGTAGCAGGGCTTGTCGGCCGTATCGTATTTGTCGGAGATCTGTTCGCCGTCGGCCGTGATCAGGAAGAACTCGGCCTCCACACCCGTCTTGACGCGCTTTCCGAGCGCCTCGGCCTCGCCAATCAGCTTCTTCAGCACGTTGCGCGGCGCCTGCTCGACCAGCTTGCCCTCCATCACACAATCGGCTGCAACCCAGGCAACATCCTTCTTCCACGGCAGCTGGATGGCCGATGAGGCATCGGGCACTGCAAACAGATCCGGATGCGCCGGCGTCATGTCGAGCCAGGTGGCAAAGCCAGCGAAACCGGCACCGTCGGCCTGCATGCCTGCAATCGCCTGGCTTGGTACGAGCTTCGCCCGCTGGCCGCCGAACAGGTCGGTGTAGCTGATCATGAAGTATTTGACGCCGCGTTCCTTCGCCCACGTCTCGAGATTGATCGTCATCGTGCAGTTCCCCATTTGGTTTTCGCTGCGGCCTTTCCGGCCTGTCAGTCTACGGGTTCGCAGGACACCTCCGTGCGCACCGAATTCGCGATAAAGCATTCTTCATGGGCCAGGTGATGCAGTTCGGCAGCCACCTTCGCGTCCGGACCATTGCCCTCCCAGACAATAAGCGGACGCAACACAACTTTGGCGACCCACATGCGGCCGTTCTCGTTCTTTGCCATCACGCCTTCGGCGACATCCTCGTAGCGGTTGACCACGAAGCCGCGCTTGGCCACGAGATAGAGAAACGTCAGCATATGGCAGGACGAAAGGCTGGCAACAAAGGCTTCCTCCGGATCGATGCCGGATGGATCCGAGTAGCGCGGTACCACGTGCGGCGAGGATGAGGCGCGAACGCTGACACCGCCGTCGAACGACCAGGAATGTCCGCGACCATAGCGATTGTCGGTGAACGGCTCTGCCGCCCCCCGCTCCCACAAAATGGTCGCAGTATATACGGCCATGTCAGAAGCCGCCCTTGCCGGGGATCCAGGAGGTACCGGCCAGCGGCACCTGCGCCATGGCCGACGCCTCGATCGTCAACGCGCACAGATCTTCCGGCTCCAGATTGTGCACATGGTTCTTGCCACAGGCCCTGGCGATCGTCTGCGCCTCCAGCGTCATCACCTTCAGATAATTGGCAAGGCGGCGTCCGGCAGCAACCGGATCGACACGCTTCATCAGTTCCGGATCCTGGGTGGTGATCCCCGCCGGGTCTTTGCCCTCATGCCAGTCGTCATAGGCTTCGGCTGTCGTGCCGAGTGCTGCATATTCTGCTGCCCAGCGCGGATCGTTTTCGCCAATGGCAACCAGTGCCGCCGTTCCGATCGACACGGCATCGGCGCCGAGCGCCAGAGCCTTCGCAACATCGGCGCCGTTGCGGATACCGCCAGAAATGATCAGCTGCACCTTGCGATGCATGCCGAGATCCTGCAGCGCCTGTACTGCGGGGCGGATGCAGGCGAGCGTCGGCATGCCGACATTCTCGATGAACACTTCCTGCGTCGCTGCCGTGCCGCCCTGCATGCCATCGAGTACCACAACATCTGCGCCCGCTTTTACCGCAAGTGCCGTGTCATAATAGGGACGGGAGCCGCCGACCTTCACATAGATAGGCTTTTCCCAGTTGGTGATTTCGCGCAACTCCATGATCTTGATCTCAAGATCGTCGGGCCCGGTCCAATCAGGATGGCGCGAGGCTGAGCGCTGGTCGATGCCCTTCGGCAGGGTGCGCATGTCCGCAACCCGGTCCGATATCTTCTGGCCAAGCAGCATGCCGCCGCCACCGGGCTTGGCACCCTGGCCGATGACGATCTCGATAGCGTCGGCGCGGCGCAGGTCCTTGGGGTTCATGCCGTAGCGCGATGGCAGGTACTGGTAGACGAGGATCTGCGAATGGCCGCGCTCCTCCTCCGTCATCCCGCCGTCGCCCGTGGTGGTCGAAGTGCCGGCGATCGTCGCGCCACGGCCGAGTGCTTCCTTGGCCGGGCCTGATAGCGATCCGAAGCTCATGCCGGCAATGGTGATTGGGATCTTCAGTTCGATCGGCTTCTTGGCGAAGCGACTGCCAAGCACGACATTGGTCTCGCACTTTTCGCGGTAGCCTTCGAGCGGATAGCGCGAGATCGACGCGCCAAGGAACAAAAGGTCGTCGAAGTGCGGCAGCTTGCGCTTGGCGCCGCCGCCTCTGATGTCATAGATGCCGGTTGCCGCAGCCCGGCGGATTTCCGACATGGTATATTCGTCGAAGGTTGCCGAGGAACGTGGCGTGGTCGGCGGGTTCTGGTAGCTCATGGCGGACCTCGATTGATCGCATTGTTTTTTTGTCGCAGCGGAAAGTCCCCGCTGCCTGCTTTGGTCTGACGCTCAATAGGCGTCCGCATTGTCGACATTGAATGTGTAGAGCTTGCGCGCCGAGCCGTAGCGGTTGAATTCCTCCGGCTTGACGTCTGTGATGCCGGCCTTTTCCAGCAGTTCGGCCAGCAACCTCAGGTGTTTCGGCTTCATCTCCTTGGCGATGCAGTCCGCGCCCAGGCTTTTCACCGTACCGCGCACGAAAATCTTTGCTTCGTAGAGCGAGTCGCCCAGCGCATCGCCGGCATCGCCGAGGACGACCAGGTTACCGGCCTGTGCCATGAAGGCGGACATGTGGCCGATGCTGCCGCGCACGACGATATCGACGCCCTTCATCGAAATGCCGCAACGCGACGAGGCGTTACCCTCGATCACCAGCATGCCGCCGCAGGCCGTGGCGCCGGCATATTGCGAAGCGTCGCCTTTGACGACAATCGTCCCGGACATCATGTTTTCGCCGACACCGGGCCCGGCCGATCCGTGGATGGTGATGGTGGCGTCTTCGTTCATTCCGCCGCAATAATAGCCGACATTGCCCTGCACATCGATGGCAACCGGCGCATGCACGCCGCAAGCGACGGCATGGCTGCCGCGGGGGTTGATCACCTCGAAATGCAGATCGTTGGATCCCGGCGAAATGTCATGCAGGGCCTGATTGAGATCGCGGAGCGGCGTGATCGCCAGATCGAAGGTGGGCATGTTCTGTCCTGCAATTGGTAACTTGGAAGGGGATAGAAGCATCCGGCGTAGAGCCAGTTCAGTGCTCCCAGAAGTAAACGGTCGCTGGCTCCGGCTCCCAGACACGCGCGGCCTCGATGCCGGGCAGGCTGACCAATGCCCGGTATTCCGAACCGAAGGCGACATACTGGTCGGTCTCGGCCATCACGGCAGGCTTGCAGGCGATGGCATCGCGCAGCACGCCGAAACCGGATTTGGTGCCGACGACGAAGGTGAAGAAGCCGTCGAGATCGTCGACAGCACCTTCCAGTGCCGCTCCAAGGTTTTTGCCCTTGGCCATTTCAGCCGTCAGATAGGCGGCCGCGACTTCGGAATCGTTCTCTGTCTCGAAGCGCATGCCCTGATGCTTTAGCGAGCGGCGCAGGTTGTTGTGGTTGGAGAGCGAGCCGTTGTGCACCAGGCACTGGTCCGAGCCTGTGGAAAACGGATGGGCGCCGAGCGTGGTGACCGCAGACTCCGTCGCCATGCGGGTGTGGCCGATGCCGTGCGTACCGGACATGTCGGCGACGCCGAAGCGCGCCACGACATCGCGCGGCAGGCCGGTTTCCTTATAGATCTCGATCGAATCGCCGCTGCTCATCACGCGGATATCCGGGCGAAGTTCGCCCAGCGCCGAGCGGGCATCATCCAGCTTGTCTTTCGGGAGTGTAATGACGGCATGGCTGCTCTTGATCTCAACCGCAATCGTCTGCCCCAGCGCCTCTTCCAGCTCTGCCTGAAGTCCGGCAAAATCCTTCGCAGGCGTCGCGGATTGCACGGTGATCTTGGCGTCGCGCCCTTGAGAGCCCCCGTAGATCGCGATACCAGCCGAATCCGGCCCACGGTCGGTCATCGTCACCAGCATCGTGGACAGCATCGCGCCCAGCTGGGGTTCCAGGCTTTTGTCCTTGAGGAACAGGCCGACAATGCCGCACATGATAAAATTCTCCGAGTGATCGTTGCGAGAGGCCTAGCAAGAATCTCAAGTATCTTCAACTAGGAAGAAAATAAATTTCCTTTAAAGAAAGATCGATTGAATGCTTCAGTTTGTCTTGCGGTCAGTTTTCGGAGATCCGCCGTAAGCCTGCCGGTAGCAGCGCGAAAAATGTCCGGGGTTGGAGAAGCCGCAGGCAAAGGCAATCTCCGAGATGGAAAGGCTGCTCTGCTGCAGCAGCTTTCGTGCGTGGGCCAGCCTTATCCGGCGGTATTCGGAAAGGAATGTCGAGTTAAGTCTGGTTGCAAACAGCCGGTCGAGATGGCGGGGCGTGATCCGCGCGAAGATCGCCATCGCCTTGCGATCGAGCGGCTGCTCGATCGTCGTCTCCATCTTCTCGATCACCGCAAGCAGGATAGGATGGTGCGTGCCATGGCGCTCGGCCTCGGAAGCCCGCTGCGGCTCTGCGGCCGAACTGACATGCCTGTGCAGGTACCAGTCGCTCACCCGGCGGGCAAAATCTGCACCCATGCGGGCCGCAATGATCGCGTGCAGCATGTCAAGTGGCGCGACGCCACCGCCGCAGGTCAGCCGCTTGCCGTCGATGATGTAGCGCGCCTGCAGCGGTGTCATGCCGGGAAAATCCTCGATTAGCGCCGGGGCATGCTCCCAGTGGATGGTGAAGCGCTCGCCGGAGAGAAGTCCGGCTGCGGCCAGCAGGTACGGCCCACCAGAGATGCCGCCGATGCGTACCCCGTCCCGATCGAGCGCCCGGAGCGCGCTATAGACGCCTGGCCAGTTCCATTCGTCCGGATGGCCGCCGGCAACCACGAAGACCGTGTGCAGCCGCTCACCGCGACCCGGCAGAGGTTCCGCGGGCACCTGCACGCCATTCGAGGCGACTGCGAATACACCTTGCGGTGAGAACACACGAAAGCGATAGATTTCCCGACCGGCAAGGAGATTGGCCGCCCTCAGCGGCTCCACCGCCGAGGCATAGCACATCAGCGCGAAGCCTGGGATCAGGATGAAGCCAATTTCCTGGACATTGCTGTTTTCGCTGTCGCGCATCACGTTTGCCCCAAGCCGGTAGCCCATAGCGATGCGGAGTGGAAGCGCGGTCCGGGAAAGACAAGTCGTGTCCCTGCGGACCATCGCCGGTCTTTGCT from Rhizobium tumorigenes harbors:
- the glnT gene encoding type III glutamate--ammonia ligase; the encoded protein is MTINLETWAKERGVKYFMISYTDLFGGQRAKLVPSQAIAGMQADGAGFAGFATWLDMTPAHPDLFAVPDASSAIQLPWKKDVAWVAADCVMEGKLVEQAPRNVLKKLIGEAEALGKRVKTGVEAEFFLITADGEQISDKYDTADKPCYDQQAVMRRYDVITEICDYMLELGWRPYQNDHEDANGQFEMNWEFDDALITADKHSFFKFMVKSVAEKHGLRATFMPKPFKGLTGNGCHCHISVWDTDGKTNVFADKSMDFGLSAEGRQFLGGIMKHASALAAITNPTVNSYKRINAPRTTSGATWSPNTVTWTGNNRTHMVRVPGPGRFELRLPDGAVNPYLLQAVIIAAGLDGLNTNADPGRHYNIDMYAEGHLVKDAPRLPLNLLDALREYDKDEGLKQAMGLEFSAAFVKLKHQEWNTYASHFTQWERDTTLDI
- a CDS encoding OsmC family protein; its protein translation is MAVYTATILWERGAAEPFTDNRYGRGHSWSFDGGVSVRASSSPHVVPRYSDPSGIDPEEAFVASLSSCHMLTFLYLVAKRGFVVNRYEDVAEGVMAKNENGRMWVAKVVLRPLIVWEGNGPDAKVAAELHHLAHEECFIANSVRTEVSCEPVD
- a CDS encoding FMN-binding glutamate synthase family protein; the encoded protein is MSYQNPPTTPRSSATFDEYTMSEIRRAAATGIYDIRGGGAKRKLPHFDDLLFLGASISRYPLEGYREKCETNVVLGSRFAKKPIELKIPITIAGMSFGSLSGPAKEALGRGATIAGTSTTTGDGGMTEEERGHSQILVYQYLPSRYGMNPKDLRRADAIEIVIGQGAKPGGGGMLLGQKISDRVADMRTLPKGIDQRSASRHPDWTGPDDLEIKIMELREITNWEKPIYVKVGGSRPYYDTALAVKAGADVVVLDGMQGGTAATQEVFIENVGMPTLACIRPAVQALQDLGMHRKVQLIISGGIRNGADVAKALALGADAVSIGTAALVAIGENDPRWAAEYAALGTTAEAYDDWHEGKDPAGITTQDPELMKRVDPVAAGRRLANYLKVMTLEAQTIARACGKNHVHNLEPEDLCALTIEASAMAQVPLAGTSWIPGKGGF
- a CDS encoding GXGXG domain-containing protein; this translates as MPTFDLAITPLRDLNQALHDISPGSNDLHFEVINPRGSHAVACGVHAPVAIDVQGNVGYYCGGMNEDATITIHGSAGPGVGENMMSGTIVVKGDASQYAGATACGGMLVIEGNASSRCGISMKGVDIVVRGSIGHMSAFMAQAGNLVVLGDAGDALGDSLYEAKIFVRGTVKSLGADCIAKEMKPKHLRLLAELLEKAGITDVKPEEFNRYGSARKLYTFNVDNADAY
- a CDS encoding class II glutamine amidotransferase; translation: MCGIVGLFLKDKSLEPQLGAMLSTMLVTMTDRGPDSAGIAIYGGSQGRDAKITVQSATPAKDFAGLQAELEEALGQTIAVEIKSSHAVITLPKDKLDDARSALGELRPDIRVMSSGDSIEIYKETGLPRDVVARFGVADMSGTHGIGHTRMATESAVTTLGAHPFSTGSDQCLVHNGSLSNHNNLRRSLKHQGMRFETENDSEVAAAYLTAEMAKGKNLGAALEGAVDDLDGFFTFVVGTKSGFGVLRDAIACKPAVMAETDQYVAFGSEYRALVSLPGIEAARVWEPEPATVYFWEH
- a CDS encoding GlxA family transcriptional regulator is translated as MRDSENSNVQEIGFILIPGFALMCYASAVEPLRAANLLAGREIYRFRVFSPQGVFAVASNGVQVPAEPLPGRGERLHTVFVVAGGHPDEWNWPGVYSALRALDRDGVRIGGISGGPYLLAAAGLLSGERFTIHWEHAPALIEDFPGMTPLQARYIIDGKRLTCGGGVAPLDMLHAIIAARMGADFARRVSDWYLHRHVSSAAEPQRASEAERHGTHHPILLAVIEKMETTIEQPLDRKAMAIFARITPRHLDRLFATRLNSTFLSEYRRIRLAHARKLLQQSSLSISEIAFACGFSNPGHFSRCYRQAYGGSPKTDRKTN